The genomic interval GATTCTTTGTTTCTCACCCTTTTTCCTTATCTGATCCGGCCCTAAAGTTTTTGGcagtgaattgaaatgatagttgaaagttaaataaaatattattaaaatataattttttaatataatttttattttaaaaattaaaaaaattaattatattttatttaaaaatttaaaaaaattataatgatcagaTGAATAGAGTAAACACATTCTCCAAATAAGGCGTTAGCTATCAAAAGGATTCTTCCCGaaaggctatatatatatatataatatatatatatattattgggtGTTAATATTATAAGTGTAGCagatagaaaggaaaaaacaacTGGAGTTGGCACTCACAAAcgtaattaaatacaaaataatatatacgaGTTAGTAAGTTACATGCAGTATGTAAGTTGTACAGATCAATATTCTGGGACTAGTGACTGAAATGGCACTAAAGAACATCAAATTGACCAGTAATCTGCAGTGAGGTGTAAGATAAAAAGATTTGGTTAATGTTGtctacactatatatatatatatatatataatatttccaAGTAGCATGGATAAGAAcccaatatatttttaacattagCATATATAGAACATTTGAATACGTCTGCGGTATGGAGGAGATCACTTGAGGAAATCAAGCAGGCCGGTTCAGATCACGTCGGTCAGTGGAGTACGTACTGACACAAAAACACTTGTGGCTAAAATCATATAGACCAATTAACCCTATTTCGATCCAACTTCATGGACTGCTTCGCTCtcataaagatatatatatatatatatatatatatatatatatacttatatatatatatgattctgCTATAATAATTTGCATTTATCattccattaatatatatatatatatatatctatcatatGAACCAAGAAATCGAAAAGGCAAGCAATGTCACCGGCGCCAACTTGCTATACTGATAATACTAATAGATCGATCAAGTAATGCTCCGGCCAACAGAAAGAGGGAGAACGTCACAcacagacacagagagagagagagagagagagagagagagagagagagagagagagagagcactgaAAATCCAAATTACGATAATCGGCCAGGTGCAATACCATATATATGGCCAAGCAGACTAGGAATATACTAATTATCAAATGTTGTACTGTATTTTAGTACTACTGCTGGtcagtatgtgtgtgtgtgtatatatatatatatatctgaaggTCATCACAAGCTAGCATCGACAGCATGCAGTCAGCAGATCATAAAGAATAATACACTCTTACGAACGAAAATACACTCATTTCAAATGCTGTAAATAACGTGGTAACTAAGATTAATTCGATTCATCTAATTATGAGAAAGTTTAAAACGCATGTCACGAAGTACTGCTGACTCAATGAAGTTGATGATGTCCCATCGTACAACCATCTGTGTCTTCTGGCTTAATGATGCACCGATATGCattgatattatataatataaggaACCTCGATCGGACGAGATCagatcaagaaaatatttatctttgtgGTTAGAAATACGTACATGAGaagcaattaaaataataaccaGCACTTTCATCCTCAATTTCAGCAGATCCTTTGTTGACCTAAAGTTGAATTAAATCTATACATTATAAGaaagacataaaaaaaatataaagcttTGTCACAATATTAATGTTGTTATAATGATTTCATTCTAACTAATTTACATTACTTGGATCCAGCTTGGTTTCTTCAGCATGATTTTGTCGCTTTACCAACAAATTAATGTCATTGATCAAATATTTATGCAAATTCTCATCTATTTGCGTGTCATGAATCCATCTCTAGACTCCAATACTCAGAATATCTTTCAGTTTTGTCCATTAGGCTCCAACATGGCTCTAAAAAACACTTGGTAATGTAAGGATTACCTAATAAAACCCTCTATCTTAATCTTGACCTAAAAACTACTGGTTCGTGATCAAATCAAAACGTACAGATCTATTGACTGGAATATTCATAAAAGCATGATCTACCAATCGgtttatctttattttcataTCCAAACAAGTCATGAATAACTAAATGAAAtagaatagaagaaaaagtaaatggGACGTCAGATAATACAAAACTAGGAAAGACTTCCGTAAGCTTCCTCATGATAATTCTTTCATACATTCCCAGAACCAGTAGCCAGTCTCATCATAATACTATTTTCGTAAAAGTTATTAGCTAATGAGCACCTCTCTTTTCACTCCACCAAGGAGCGAGTCACATCGATCCATGCATGTCTATCTATTCATGGAGGCGCtaaattttaattgttttggaGAAAAGTCGTCGGTATGTGTGTAAAAAGTAACTTCTGGTATctacttatataaataattagtgaATTTGTGCAGGGAGCAGGGAGACTAGGAGAGGGTGTTCAAGAATTAATGGTGTAAAAGACATGTAAAGGATAAAGATCATGGCTTTTCAAATTCTTTGCTTAACCTAACACGGAAGCTAAACGTCCCATTTGCATCCGGCAAGCAAACGGATAAACTGGAAAAAGTGACTTCGAGTGCAACGCCAACCAGAAAGCGTATTGAATATCAACccagattagaaaaaaaaaacactacagagaaactaaataataaacatTATAGCACGCACACATCCACATGCTACCACAGAGAACAAATGTACTGTAATTTAAAATGGGTCATCGATAAGATCAAAATAACCAGGAAATCTGAATTGAAAATCGAACAAAATCAAGCATCCCCCgtatcatcatcatcctcgATTGTTTCTAATTCCTGTGCCTTCTAGCTACTTCAGTGGTGGGTTTTACAAAGTACTACTTAAAACCTTAACGAGAATAACTCTAAAAAGAGTGATAGATTTGAGACTATCTTAAAGAGGTTTCTACGATCTGGGGGAGGGAAGAATTGCGTACCAGCCATGAAGGCATTGAGCGAAGCTGGATATAGTGAAGGATCAAGCAACGTAGCAGATGGGTTACTAGTGGTTGCTgtcgtggtggtggtggtggggccTCCCATGATGAGATTAAGATGTTGAGCTCCGCCTCCATTGCCGCCTGAGGAGCTCTCCCCGCCTTGGGTGTAACGATCGTCGCGGCCTTGATCGTAGAGAATTCCCTTGAAAACATGTCCTCCAATGTTTACAGCTGTTTGATACGCGTACTGCTCGTCCGGATCTTCCATCGCGCTTACTCTTACACAGCGAAAGACCGCTGGAGAGTTCACCTCAGCTGGAAATTGTCCCAGTTCCAACCCTAGTCAACTCCAAGAAAGATCAGTCCAAACGATCgaaggagaaaaaagaattcTAAAATATGAAGTAAGGAAGAATGGGAAGTAGTTTAATGGAACTTTTCGTCAGTTTTACTAAAATACAGTGGTAAAattggaaatggaaaaaaaaaaactttgaaagaGAAAGATCAAAAGCAGGTGAGTGGGTGAGATTGACCATGGAGCTGGACTTTCTCACACGCAAACGATATGGATTTGTTGGGTACGGGGTACTGAGTATTTGTCCAGAGAAATTCGTCGAGATCACAGGAAAACGTTCTCTAGCATCTCACAGTTTTCTGAAAATTCTTTATAGGTCCTTTCCCCAGCAGATCTTTAGGCTAAAATTCCAATCGTGGGGTTTTCTTTCCCACCTTTTGTTTGTCCGTAAACTACAACTTTACCTGACGTGGTGTTGGGTATACGGGTGCAAGCAAGAGGGGCCGCTCCTAATTGCTTGTCTCTCTGCTGCCTTTTGGGATTGTCTCCTCGTAACTGTTGCTGTTGTTCTTGATGTTGATCTTGCTCATGTTGTTGGTCATGCGGCTGTATCTGTTGTTGTAAAGCTGTGAGCTGTTGTTGCCGCTCGCGCCTTTTAGCTGCAGGAACCCAAGTGCTCTTTACGTGGGTTTGGCACTGAAACCCTCGGCTCTTGCAACATGTCCTGCATCTGAGATGGGAACAGTCTTTCTTGGCTTGGTTTCCACAGTCTTGGCAATTCATGCCTCCTCCTAGTCCTCCGGCCTGACTTATCAACGCGAATCCGGATCTTGACGGCTCATGATTATCAGAGACGCTGTTGGGGTTTCTTCGACTAGGACCCACTCCAAACGAGTAGTAGTTGCTCAAGTTTTGCTGCTGCGAATAGTACTGTGGCCATAACTCAAACCCTTTGTTGCAGATCTCCTCGTTTCTGTACAAAAACAGGTTCCGCTCttgcttctcttcttcttcctcctcttgtTTGTTTTGCTGGCCTTCTCGTCCACCTAGATAGAAAAACCCAGCCATTTTTTGCACCCAATACCCGAGACGACGACTACAGAAGACCTCAGTTCTGACCAAAAATCCATAGCAGAACGTTGTTGTCTCCAAGTAATAACCAAATCTTCGAAGACAGATCGTGATTTTCGGGAACTTGAGGGTTGGAATTGTAAACAACCTTGGTGTTGAGTTTAAAGAGACAGCGAGTCGGAGAGCGTTGTTTACAGTTTTGACCTGGTTTGTGTTTCAGACTACTCTGACTTGGAGAGCGTGTGATCTTCGTTGTTGGGGTTTTGCAGCTTTTGTGGGCAAAGATATGGAATTTTTTAAGGGTAAGAGACATGGGGAGAAAGAGGATTTCTTGGTTCACTCAGAGCTCCAATTCTCTTATTCCGTTGTCCGAAGCAATAATAATGGCACGGAATTAGAGCTCTGCAACGCCGCCATGGCAACTGCACCCCACTCTGCTACTTAAACACTAACCTTATTCAATTTATGACaaccaactctctctctctctctctcacacacaacTGAGTTTAGATTTTTGGCCGTGCGTTggtgagagaaaggaaaaaaacctTTCACTGGACATTTCTCTACAGTTTACTTCCATTTTCATCCGatattctaaaaaagaaaagaaaaaatcgttGAATCTCAGTTATTGTAGGAGCATCGGATGGTCACCACATATCCACGTGTCAAGGAGTCAGCTTTTGCTTATTCGTCCTGGTACCGGAAAACCCGCTAGTACTTTTTCTGCCCTTCCCCGCTATTACCCATTTTTTAATGCACAAAAGCGATCTACCACGAGAGCAAGCACTGATAACCTCACTGTGTGTCCCCTACAAAGTGCCCGTGAAAGTTGTATAATACTCTGACACGTCAactattttcaaaaattgtGGTGGTGACCGACCGGGATTACAACTCACGGTAGTGACCCCTTCGATCATAAATGTTGAATTTTAAGGCTAGCgataaatgtattttaaaagaaatgctagcacaaaactttataaatgtaatttattatttttatatttatatttcattacaagaaaactgtttatttacgATCAGTTAATTttagcgaaatgactatttacaactaaaattgGTTACGAATAGTCTTTTGATCGCAATAAATTGattacaaaaatctatttttcttatagtgtttatatatttaaatattaagatagaatgataaaaatgacaaatcacattttatatagACAAAAATATATAGTGTAAGACTTCTctgtagaatttttcattttaaaaatatcaaaaataaataaattcacaacCCTCCTCTATAacaatttaaaatcaaaatcatttctcataagtCAAATCTTATATGTGGAGTGTCAAATTTACGTATAAAACTCATACTCTAAAAAATAGTTAATGTTATAATTAATGTgccttaaaatttataataaaggACAATAATTTCTACTTGCATGGCTCAAGTCTTGTATTTTTAGTACATATGAGtccatatttcaaaatattaatcaatattatctttGGGCCCCCGAGATtcattacaaattaaataaaaacaaatttctcaATTCCAAATAAGCTAATATCCTATTCACCGCTTTACTATATACAAGTcagagatattttattgaggacaattttatttataagtgtgTATCACACATGTAATAAAGTGTTTacacaacataatttaatttaaaagtgaCGTAGATGTTATATTTCACGTACCGATTTGAGAACAAGAATAACTGTTTCAGTAAATACATTATTTCTTTAACAACAATTTACAAATAAGATTCTCGAATGTTTAACATtgtctaaaaataatatgataaaatactaTATGATCCGTTTGAATtcagatatgagttgagattatttgtgaataatagaataaaatattgtaaaatattattttttgacattattattattttaagatttgagaaaaataaattatttattatattttatgtgaaaaattaaaaaatttataataataagataaaatgagttgaagtaaattttaaatctaaacatAGCCAAAATCTTTAAGAAAACTTTGACTTGAAAGTCTAAGCAAGTTTTAAACCAAATCATGAGTGGGTTTTTTTGGGGGATTTAAAACCACTCTTGCTCGTGTGTTTTTTCCTCGTAATTCCACACCAAATTCTTCGTGTGATCATTTCGTCATTGACATTTGTGGCTAaaatagtgtttttttattataatttttctatcttctttctttcaaatgattaataaaattatgagaaaaaaggaaagataaaagaaataaagaaagaattatgggattattaacaaaattagaGGTCAAACGCCAACTGCGAGATGTCATGTCTCGGCCTGACAGAAAGAGTCGTAATGCCAGCCATTCTCCAACCCGTGCATGTTATTCGGCTTTTTGCGTTGGGGTTTAGAGATTATTGACCAATTATTTCAAACGTTTTCCTAATGAAATTTCAGTCACCGTCCTTGAAAGGAACACGttacattaatttaaataaatgtaaCCAAAAAACTAGCTATAAGGTCTAACTGGTTGCAATctgttttcaaataatatatattaaaataattgaagagATTGAAATAAAGTTACAAACGGACATCTTGTCGTTAGatttatcaatattaaaaataattttataatataacaaataacatcaatctacatcaatttataaattaattttataaaaactatgactaaagtatttttttaatgtattatatatataaatataatgcaCAAGAATCccctttttcttatttattttaaagaaaattaaaaaaaaacacgtgAAGCGACCAAAATTAGTGGGCACTAATTATTGGGCTCCAATAATACTATAAGACTAAGAGGGGTACGGTC from Juglans microcarpa x Juglans regia isolate MS1-56 chromosome 4S, Jm3101_v1.0, whole genome shotgun sequence carries:
- the LOC121263020 gene encoding protein EXPRESSION OF TERPENOIDS 1-like isoform X2, which encodes MAGFFYLGGREGQQNKQEEEEEEKQERNLFLYRNEEICNKGFELWPQYYSQQQNLSNYYSFGVGPSRRNPNSVSDNHEPSRSGFALISQAGGLGGGMNCQDCGNQAKKDCSHLRCRTCCKSRGFQCQTHVKSTWVPAAKRRERQQQLTALQQQIQPHDQQHEQDQHQEQQQQLRGDNPKRQQRDKQLGAAPLACTRIPNTTSGLELGQFPAEVNSPAVFRCVRVSAMEDPDEQYAYQTAVNIGGHVFKGILYDQGRDDRYTQGGESSSGGNGGGAQHLNLIMGGPTTTTTTATTSNPSATLLDPSLYPASLNAFMAGDQLRSELMDDHHRSWPPARTSKLHRKSRT
- the LOC121263020 gene encoding protein EXPRESSION OF TERPENOIDS 1-like isoform X3, whose amino-acid sequence is MAGFFYLGGREGQQNKQEEEEEEKQERNLFLYRNEEICNKGFELWPQYYSQQQNLSNYYSFGVGPSRRNPNSVSDNHEPSRSGFALISQAGGLGGGMNCQDCGNQAKKDCSHLRCRTCCKSRGFQCQTHVKSTWVPAAKRRERQQQLTALQQQIQPHDQQHEQDQHQEQQQQLRGDNPKRQQRDKQLGAAPLACTRIPNTTSGLELGQFPAEVNSPAVFRCVRVSAMEDPDEQYAYQTAVNIGGHVFKGILYDQGRDDRYTQGGESSSGGNGGGAQHLNLIMGGPTTTTTTATTSNPSATLLDPSLYPASLNAFMADYWSI
- the LOC121263020 gene encoding protein EXPRESSION OF TERPENOIDS 1-like isoform X1, translating into MAGFFYLGGREGQQNKQEEEEEEKQERNLFLYRNEEICNKGFELWPQYYSQQQNLSNYYSFGVGPSRRNPNSVSDNHEPSRSGFALISQAGGLGGGMNCQDCGNQAKKDCSHLRCRTCCKSRGFQCQTHVKSTWVPAAKRRERQQQLTALQQQIQPHDQQHEQDQHQEQQQQLRGDNPKRQQRDKQLGAAPLACTRIPNTTSGLELGQFPAEVNSPAVFRCVRVSAMEDPDEQYAYQTAVNIGGHVFKGILYDQGRDDRYTQGGESSSGGNGGGAQHLNLIMGGPTTTTTTATTSNPSATLLDPSLYPASLNAFMAGTQFFPPPDRRNLFKIVSNLSLFLELFSLRF